GGAGGTGGTGCTGCACGCCGACGCACCGGCCACGAGGGCAGCACCCACCGTGAGTCCGAGGCAACGGAGCGCTGCACGACGGTCGAGGGTCATGGATCGGTCCTTTCGACGGTCCGGGGATCAGCGGTGGGGGGACGGCGGGGCCGCGGCGACGTGGCGCCGCGGCCCCGAGCCGGATCACCCCGCGACGCGCGGGAGCTTGGTCGGGGGCTGGGTGACGCCCTGCTTCCCGACCGGGGCCTTCGGCTTCGAGCTACCAGATCCGGGGGTGCTCTTCCCCGAGTGACGGTCAGGGTTCGCCGCCTCCTCCAGCTCCGATCCGTCGTTCGCGCTGCACCCGGCCGCGAGGAGCTGCCGAGCGCTCTCCGGCGTGATGTGTCCGTCCTTGCCGTACACCGGTGTCGGCTTCGTGCCCTTCGTGCAGGTGAAGCGGTCACCCGCCGGCTGCTGCTGGCGCTGCTGCTCGGACTGCGGCTGCTTCTTCTTCTCCGCGGGCGTGGTCGATCCGTCGTTCCCGCCCGACCCCCGCGCGCCGGACCCGGTCGAGCCCGACTTCCCGCCGGAACCCTTCGTGTCCGGCGTCCGAGGGTCCTTCCGGTCCTGTCCCTGGTTGCCGGTCTGCTGCTGCGAGGTGGTCGGCCGACCGGTCTCCGACCGGTCCGGTTCCCCGTGCGCCGTGAGCGGCGCGAGGACGACCCCACCCACGAGGGCGAGCCCGGCCGACGTGGCGAGGATGGTCTTCTTGATGGTGTTCACGATGTGCTCCGTTCGGTCGTGTCGGCGGTCTCTCCGTCGACATGAACAGTGAAGCGCTGGAACACCACATGTCACACCGTCCGGACGGACGGTTGCGCACCCCGCCGTCCGGACGACGCGGCGCACGGTTCCCCGACCAGAGGTGGTTCCGGACGGGAGGCGCGGTGCGGCTACTCCGCGCGGCGCGCGTGCCAGCGGCCAGCGGTCCGCTCGATGGCCAGCGGGAAGGCGAAGGCGTGCGACACCGCCTCGGACGTGACGACCTCGTCGGCCGGGCCCTGGGCCACCACGGCACCGTCGCGCAGCAGCATCGCGTGCGAGGTCGACGCGGGCAGGTCCTCGAGGTGGTGGGTCACCATCACGCTGCCGAGGTCCGGCTGGCGCTGGCGCAGGGCGTCGACCGTCTCGAGCAGGTGCTCGCGCGCGGCGACGTCGAGTCCGGTGGCCGGCTCGTCGAGCAGCAGCAGGCGCGGTTCGCTCATCAATGCCCGGGCGATGAGGGTCCGCCCGCGTTCGCCCTGCGACAGCACCGGCCACCGGGCGTCGGCCCGTGCCGCGAGGCCGACGTCCGCGACGTGCCGTCGGGCGGTCTCGAGCTGGTCCGGCGTCGGCTCCCACCGCATCATGAGGTCCGTCGTGCCGGTCAGCCCGGTCAGGACGGTCTCGGTGACCGTCAGCGGCGACAGCATGCGGTGCCGCGGGTCGACGTGCCCGATGTGCTCGCGGAGCTCCCGCACGTCGACGCGGCCGAGCCGACGCCCGAGCAGCTCGACGGTGCCCGCGGTCGGGTGCCCGTTCGCACCGAGGACGGCGAGCAGGGTCGACTTGCCCGCGCCGTTCGGACCGAGCAGCGCCCAGTGCTCGCCGCTGCGGACGGTCAGGGCCACGTCGTGCAGCAGGTCCCGCCCGGAGCGGGTGACGCGGAGGGCTTCGGTTCTGAGCAGGACGTCGGTCACCCGGCCAGTCTGCCCGGTCGGGTGCCCCGGCCAGCCCGTCTCAGGCGGTCGCGTCGGCGTCGGCGTGCGCGTTCGCGGCGCGGATCTCCGCCATGTGCTCGGCCATCGCGCGGGACATGCTGCGGATGACGGCACCGGCGGCCTCGCCGTCGCAGGCCTTCGCCGCCGCACGGAACGAGTCGAGCCCGTGCTTGACGTCCCAGAAG
The sequence above is drawn from the Curtobacterium sp. MR_MD2014 genome and encodes:
- a CDS encoding ABC transporter ATP-binding protein; its protein translation is MTDVLLRTEALRVTRSGRDLLHDVALTVRSGEHWALLGPNGAGKSTLLAVLGANGHPTAGTVELLGRRLGRVDVRELREHIGHVDPRHRMLSPLTVTETVLTGLTGTTDLMMRWEPTPDQLETARRHVADVGLAARADARWPVLSQGERGRTLIARALMSEPRLLLLDEPATGLDVAAREHLLETVDALRQRQPDLGSVMVTHHLEDLPASTSHAMLLRDGAVVAQGPADEVVTSEAVSHAFAFPLAIERTAGRWHARRAE